A stretch of Acidobacteriota bacterium DNA encodes these proteins:
- a CDS encoding nuclear transport factor 2 family protein, with protein MTNEATKPVPLVPPFTRETALAKVKAAENAWNSRDPERVALAYTPDSEWRNRTEFFTGREAIKAFLQRKWAKELDYHLIKELWAFTENRISVRFEYEWRDVETGHWMRTHGNEHWEFDEQGLMRRRDMSANDYPIQESERRIFPSSR; from the coding sequence ATGACCAACGAAGCAACCAAACCTGTCCCCTTAGTGCCGCCATTTACGCGGGAAACGGCGCTGGCCAAAGTCAAAGCGGCGGAAAATGCCTGGAATAGCCGTGACCCGGAACGGGTGGCCCTGGCCTACACCCCGGATTCGGAGTGGCGCAACCGAACCGAGTTTTTCACTGGCCGTGAAGCCATCAAGGCATTTCTGCAACGCAAATGGGCCAAAGAACTTGACTACCACTTGATAAAAGAACTGTGGGCATTTACCGAAAACCGGATTTCAGTTCGATTTGAATACGAATGGCGGGATGTCGAGACCGGTCACTGGATGCGCACCCACGGCAATGAACACTGGGAATTTGATGAACAGGGCCTGATGCGGCGGCGCGATATGAGCGCCAACGACTATCCAATTCAGGAATCAGAGCGCCGAATTTTCCCATCGAGCCGATAA